In Firmicutes bacterium ASF500, a single genomic region encodes these proteins:
- the ftsA gene encoding Cell division protein FtsA, whose product MAKRKPQDSDLFFAMDIGTRSIIGVAGHVVNERFQVLAIEKEEHGKRAMLDGQIEDIAQVAKVARRVTDRLEQKLDCTLERVCVAAAGRALRTETGSCTLEFPEVTRINQDIIGRLESGAVANAEAQIGQVQGQESQRRFYLVGYTVSGYHLDRYPMATLRGHNGQVLEASVVATFLPSEVVESLYTVMEATGLEVASLTLEPIAALNAAIPADLRLLNLVLADIGAGTSDIAVCRDGTVVGYTMATMAGDEITEELMRRFLIPFSTAERLKTQLGEETVTYRDVLGLEQTITGAQLREAVAQPAQVLAREIAQRVVTLNGAPPSALFLAGGGSKLEGLRDLVAEALDMDETRVALAGNNYEITAFSEEYELNDPELATPLGIAVSAGLGLISDSYRIMLNGKPAKLFRSGSLTIMELLMMNGYSSADLLGRTGKNLSVMVDGQWMLFRGQPATPCTLTLNGAEAAPSAVVFAGDSIEFVPAVAGQSAQRTLKDLLGADFTGGVTINGRLADLETRLNTGDQVVTSAPPRPKPAPPVPKPAAPTPPTPVRTEAPPVPQRNPWEKRPEPEAKPEPEKPDPAPVPAPAPKPEPPTPRPEPPPEPARLPEPVKPKGKGVHVVLNGKPLDLPGKEDASPYYVMDLLDFSGIDFEHLDRGVELQVNGTECAFTQELRSQDDVIIRYLEK is encoded by the coding sequence AGGTGGCCCGGCGGGTGACCGACCGGCTGGAGCAGAAGCTGGACTGCACGCTGGAACGAGTGTGCGTGGCCGCCGCCGGACGGGCCCTGCGAACCGAGACAGGCAGCTGTACCCTGGAATTCCCCGAGGTGACCCGCATCAATCAGGATATCATTGGCCGGCTGGAGAGCGGCGCCGTCGCCAACGCCGAGGCCCAGATTGGCCAGGTTCAGGGTCAGGAGAGCCAGCGCCGGTTTTACTTAGTGGGCTATACCGTCTCCGGCTATCACCTGGACCGGTACCCCATGGCTACCCTGCGGGGCCACAACGGTCAGGTTCTGGAGGCCAGCGTGGTTGCCACCTTCCTGCCCAGCGAGGTGGTGGAGAGCCTGTATACCGTGATGGAGGCCACCGGTCTGGAGGTAGCCAGCCTGACGCTGGAGCCCATTGCCGCCCTGAACGCGGCCATCCCCGCCGACCTGCGGCTGCTGAACCTGGTGCTGGCCGACATTGGCGCGGGGACCTCTGACATCGCGGTCTGCCGGGACGGCACGGTGGTGGGCTACACCATGGCTACCATGGCCGGGGACGAGATCACCGAAGAGCTCATGCGCCGGTTTTTGATCCCCTTCTCCACGGCGGAGCGGCTGAAGACCCAGCTGGGGGAGGAGACCGTCACCTATCGGGACGTTCTGGGCCTGGAGCAGACCATTACCGGCGCTCAGCTGCGGGAGGCCGTAGCTCAGCCGGCCCAGGTTCTGGCCCGGGAGATCGCCCAGCGGGTGGTCACTCTCAACGGTGCGCCCCCCTCCGCCCTGTTCCTGGCGGGCGGCGGCAGTAAGCTGGAGGGCCTGCGGGACCTGGTGGCCGAAGCCCTGGATATGGACGAGACCCGGGTGGCCCTGGCGGGCAATAACTATGAAATTACCGCCTTCTCCGAGGAATATGAGCTCAACGACCCGGAGCTGGCTACCCCTCTGGGCATCGCCGTCTCCGCCGGGCTGGGGCTGATCAGCGACAGCTACCGGATCATGCTCAACGGAAAGCCGGCGAAGCTCTTCCGTAGCGGGAGCCTGACTATTATGGAGCTGCTGATGATGAACGGCTACAGCTCCGCCGACTTGCTGGGCCGGACCGGAAAGAACCTCAGCGTGATGGTGGATGGGCAGTGGATGCTGTTCCGGGGCCAGCCGGCCACCCCCTGCACGCTGACCCTGAACGGGGCGGAGGCCGCCCCCTCGGCGGTGGTCTTTGCCGGGGACAGCATTGAGTTCGTCCCCGCGGTGGCGGGACAGTCGGCCCAGCGGACCCTGAAGGACCTGCTGGGGGCAGACTTTACCGGCGGGGTCACCATAAACGGCCGGCTGGCCGACCTGGAGACCCGGCTGAATACCGGTGATCAGGTGGTCACCTCCGCGCCCCCCCGGCCCAAGCCCGCTCCTCCGGTACCCAAGCCGGCGGCTCCAACGCCCCCAACTCCTGTCCGAACAGAGGCGCCCCCCGTTCCCCAGCGCAATCCCTGGGAGAAGCGGCCCGAGCCAGAGGCAAAACCTGAGCCCGAGAAGCCGGACCCCGCCCCGGTACCGGCCCCCGCGCCGAAGCCGGAGCCTCCCACGCCCAGACCGGAGCCCCCGCCGGAGCCGGCGAGGCTGCCGGAGCCGGTGAAGCCCAAGGGGAAGGGGGTCCATGTGGTACTGAACGGGAAGCCGCTGGACCTGCCCGGCAAGGAGGACGCCTCCCCCTACTACGTCATGGACCTGCTGGATTTTTCCGGCATTGATTTTGAACATCTGGACCGGGGCGTTGAGCTCCAGGTCAACGGGACCGAGTGCGCCTTTACCCAGGAGCTGCGGTCCCAGGATGACGTGATCATCCGCTATCTGGAAAAGTAA
- the copA_2 gene encoding Copper-exporting P-type ATPase: MMAKQKFNITGMTCSACSAHVEKAVNRLEGVKTASVNLLANSMSAEYDESILSPEDIISAVIQSGYGASLPQEAGTKAGPAPKEDTMVQELAGMKRRMVWSFVFLIPLFYISMGHMMGAPLPAFLVGHENAVAFGLTQLLLTLPIMYLNDKYYKVGFKTLWNRAPNMDSLIAVGSAAAVIYGVFAIYQMGWGLGRGDMDLVAKYHMDLYFESAGMILTLITLGKFLETRSKGKTGEAISRLMDLAPKTASVIREGVETEIPVEEVQVGDRVVVRPGQSVPVDGVIVEGQSAVDESALTGESLPVDKGPGDKVAAASINKSGFFTFEASRVGEDTTLAQMIRLVEEASASKAPIAKLADKVSGVFVPVVMAIALIAAAAWLITGHSATQALTAGVAVLVISCPCALGLATPVAIMVGTGKGAENGILIKSAEALETLHTIDTVVLDKTGTLTQGKPVVTDIIPAPGNSEEGLLRTAFCLEGPSEHPLATAIVEEAERRNIPVTSVGGFTAVHGRGVQASIGGNICFGGNRAMVEEAGINPGPLAGKADALAAEGKTPLYFGDETDKKILGIIAVADTPKPSSKDAVAAFRDLGLEVVMLTGDNRRTAEAIGRELGVTQVMAEVLPQDKERKISALQAEGKKVAMVGDGINDAPALARAEVGLAIGAGTDVAIESADIVLMKSDLLDVAAAVELSRATIRNIKENLFWAFFYNSLGIPLAAGVFYYALHWQLNPMFAAAAMSLSSVTVVTNALRLRFFKSKFRSDTPAEPVCNGTCPLELKENTNQGGNKTMNKTMKIEGMMCGHCTGRVEKALSAIDGVSAVEMSLEGKSATLTLSKDVDNQVLTDAVTQAGYEVVSVQ, translated from the coding sequence ATGATGGCAAAGCAGAAATTTAATATTACAGGCATGACCTGCTCCGCCTGCTCCGCCCATGTGGAGAAGGCGGTCAACAGACTGGAGGGGGTCAAGACCGCCTCGGTCAACCTGCTGGCAAACTCCATGTCGGCGGAATATGACGAGAGTATCCTGTCCCCGGAGGATATTATCAGCGCAGTAATACAGTCCGGATATGGGGCCTCCCTGCCCCAGGAGGCGGGAACCAAGGCCGGGCCCGCCCCAAAGGAAGACACCATGGTCCAGGAGCTGGCTGGAATGAAGCGCCGGATGGTCTGGTCCTTTGTGTTCCTGATTCCGCTGTTCTATATCTCCATGGGGCACATGATGGGCGCGCCCCTGCCCGCCTTCCTGGTGGGACACGAGAACGCCGTGGCTTTCGGACTGACCCAGCTGCTCCTCACCCTGCCCATTATGTACCTCAACGATAAGTATTACAAGGTGGGCTTTAAAACCCTTTGGAATCGAGCGCCCAACATGGATTCCCTCATTGCCGTGGGCTCCGCTGCCGCCGTAATCTACGGCGTCTTCGCCATCTACCAGATGGGCTGGGGCCTGGGCCGGGGGGACATGGACCTGGTGGCAAAATACCACATGGACCTGTACTTTGAGTCCGCCGGCATGATTCTCACCCTTATCACCCTGGGCAAATTTTTGGAGACCCGGTCCAAGGGCAAGACCGGCGAGGCTATCAGCCGCCTGATGGACCTGGCTCCCAAGACGGCCAGCGTGATTCGGGAGGGCGTAGAGACCGAAATTCCCGTGGAGGAGGTCCAGGTGGGGGACCGGGTGGTAGTCCGGCCCGGTCAGTCCGTCCCGGTGGACGGGGTGATTGTGGAGGGCCAGTCCGCCGTGGACGAGTCCGCCCTCACCGGCGAGTCCCTGCCCGTGGACAAGGGCCCGGGGGACAAGGTGGCCGCCGCCTCCATCAACAAGTCGGGCTTCTTCACCTTTGAGGCCAGCCGGGTGGGGGAGGACACCACCCTGGCCCAGATGATCCGCCTGGTGGAGGAGGCCTCCGCCTCCAAGGCTCCCATCGCCAAGCTGGCCGATAAGGTGTCCGGCGTCTTCGTGCCGGTGGTGATGGCAATCGCCCTGATCGCCGCCGCAGCGTGGCTGATTACCGGCCACTCCGCGACCCAGGCCCTCACCGCCGGAGTGGCCGTGCTGGTCATCTCCTGCCCCTGCGCTCTGGGACTGGCTACCCCCGTAGCCATCATGGTGGGCACCGGCAAGGGGGCGGAGAACGGCATTCTGATCAAATCCGCCGAGGCCCTGGAGACCCTTCACACCATCGACACGGTGGTACTGGACAAGACGGGTACCCTCACCCAGGGCAAGCCGGTGGTCACTGACATCATCCCCGCCCCGGGAAACAGCGAAGAGGGTCTGCTCCGTACCGCTTTCTGCCTGGAGGGCCCCTCCGAGCACCCCTTAGCCACCGCCATCGTGGAGGAGGCCGAGCGGCGCAATATTCCGGTCACCTCGGTGGGCGGCTTTACGGCGGTCCACGGGCGGGGGGTTCAGGCCTCCATTGGCGGCAATATCTGCTTTGGCGGCAACCGGGCCATGGTGGAGGAGGCGGGTATCAATCCCGGCCCCCTGGCGGGTAAGGCGGACGCGCTGGCCGCTGAGGGCAAGACGCCCCTATACTTTGGGGATGAGACAGACAAAAAAATACTAGGCATTATCGCCGTGGCCGACACCCCTAAGCCCTCCAGCAAGGACGCGGTGGCCGCATTCCGGGATCTGGGGCTGGAGGTGGTTATGCTCACCGGCGACAACCGGCGCACCGCCGAGGCCATCGGCAGGGAGCTGGGGGTCACTCAGGTCATGGCCGAGGTCCTGCCCCAGGACAAGGAGCGGAAAATTTCCGCCCTCCAGGCCGAGGGCAAGAAAGTCGCCATGGTGGGGGACGGCATTAACGACGCTCCCGCCCTGGCCCGGGCGGAGGTGGGCCTGGCCATCGGAGCGGGCACCGATGTGGCGATTGAGAGCGCCGACATTGTGCTGATGAAGTCCGACCTGCTGGACGTAGCCGCCGCCGTGGAGCTGTCCCGGGCCACCATTCGGAACATCAAGGAGAATCTGTTCTGGGCCTTTTTCTACAACTCTCTGGGCATCCCACTGGCTGCGGGCGTGTTCTACTACGCCCTCCACTGGCAGCTCAACCCCATGTTTGCCGCCGCCGCTATGAGCCTCAGCTCGGTGACGGTGGTGACCAACGCCCTGCGCCTGCGCTTTTTCAAGAGCAAATTCCGGTCTGACACTCCGGCGGAGCCCGTCTGTAACGGGACCTGCCCCCTGGAGTTGAAGGAAAATACAAATCAAGGAGGAAACAAAACTATGAATAAGACCATGAAAATCGAGGGCATGATGTGCGGCCACTGCACCGGACGGGTGGAGAAGGCCCTGTCCGCCATTGACGGCGTGTCCGCCGTGGAGATGAGCCTGGAGGGCAAGTCCGCCACCCTGACCCTCAGCAAGGACGTGGACAACCAAGTCCTCACCGACGCCGTCACCCAGGCGGGGTATGAGGTGGTGTCCGTCCAGTGA
- the csoR gene encoding Copper-sensing transcriptional repressor CsoR, with product MKADHAQVNRLLKTARGQIDGILKMVEEDRYCLDVSSQIMAAQSILKKANRMVLRAHMDCCVREAASSGDPGPKLEELAALLDKLAE from the coding sequence GTGAAGGCCGACCACGCACAGGTCAACCGTCTGCTGAAAACCGCCCGGGGCCAGATCGACGGCATCCTCAAAATGGTGGAGGAGGACCGGTATTGCCTGGATGTCTCCAGTCAGATTATGGCCGCTCAGTCCATTTTGAAAAAGGCCAACCGGATGGTCCTCCGGGCCCACATGGACTGCTGCGTCCGGGAGGCGGCCTCTTCCGGCGACCCCGGCCCCAAGCTGGAGGAGCTGGCCGCGCTTCTAGACAAGCTGGCAGAGTAA
- a CDS encoding Endoglucanase, whose translation MAGGEWYAEAVRWAASQGIVSGYGDGTFGPDAPITREQLAVMLWRYSGSPASTKDLDFNDENKISPFALEALRWAVENGILNGGGDGRLAPQDQATRAQAAQMLKNFIEHQEEDF comes from the coding sequence GTGGCGGGCGGGGAATGGTACGCCGAGGCCGTCCGCTGGGCCGCCAGCCAGGGCATCGTGAGCGGCTATGGCGACGGCACCTTCGGCCCCGACGCCCCCATCACCCGGGAACAGCTGGCCGTCATGCTCTGGCGGTACTCCGGCAGTCCCGCCTCCACCAAGGACCTGGATTTCAACGACGAGAACAAGATCAGCCCCTTCGCCCTGGAGGCCCTGCGCTGGGCCGTGGAGAACGGCATCCTGAACGGCGGCGGCGACGGTCGGTTGGCCCCCCAGGACCAGGCCACCCGGGCGCAGGCGGCGCAGATGCTGAAAAATTTCATTGAACATCAGGAGGAAGATTTTTGA
- the natR_2 gene encoding Transcriptional regulatory protein NatR, whose amino-acid sequence MPEHLSPRLQIAVCDDEPTDLRQAAGLTREIMAAEALPCSLSCYDSASALLTAIQNGAQFQLLLLDVMMDGMDGMALAAALRALGDGSAIIFFSSNREMALRGYEVSAARYLAKPLQQPQLREALLYCYKTFCEKKELLLPTEKGQSKLSPSDIIYAESWERGSRLQLTSGPIETPARLSELAAMLPERSFTFCHRTILVNLAFVKHLRPREIELADGKTIPVSKYRISTLKKSLLSYLRG is encoded by the coding sequence ATGCCGGAACATCTCAGCCCGCGGCTGCAAATCGCCGTCTGCGACGACGAACCTACAGATCTCCGGCAGGCCGCCGGCCTGACCCGTGAGATTATGGCGGCTGAGGCCCTGCCCTGCTCCCTGTCCTGTTACGACAGCGCCTCAGCCCTGCTCACCGCGATCCAAAACGGCGCGCAATTTCAGCTCCTTCTGCTGGACGTGATGATGGACGGCATGGACGGGATGGCGCTTGCCGCCGCCCTGCGAGCGCTGGGGGACGGCAGCGCCATCATCTTTTTCTCGTCCAACCGGGAAATGGCTCTGCGGGGGTACGAGGTATCCGCCGCCCGCTATCTGGCAAAGCCGCTCCAGCAGCCGCAGCTCCGGGAGGCTCTTTTGTACTGCTACAAAACCTTTTGCGAGAAAAAGGAACTCCTGCTCCCCACGGAAAAGGGCCAGAGCAAGCTGTCCCCCTCCGACATTATTTACGCGGAATCCTGGGAGCGGGGGTCGAGGCTTCAGCTCACCAGCGGCCCCATCGAAACCCCCGCGAGGCTCTCCGAGCTGGCGGCCATGCTGCCGGAGCGGAGCTTCACCTTCTGCCACCGGACCATTCTAGTCAATCTCGCCTTTGTCAAGCACCTGCGCCCCCGTGAAATAGAACTTGCTGACGGGAAGACAATCCCCGTCAGCAAGTATCGGATTTCCACTTTGAAAAAGAGCCTTCTGAGCTATCTGCGCGGCTAA
- a CDS encoding IS256 family transposase ISCce2 — translation MSEKIVQLKVPKLKGISFETAIIERYRRRESDVEEALIEMYLAGVSVRRVEDITEALWGSKVSPATICCFLPVLLLIADRLSYAAAIHSSAW, via the coding sequence ATGTCCGAGAAAATTGTACAGCTAAAGGTGCCCAAACTCAAGGGAATCTCTTTTGAGACAGCCATCATCGAGCGGTACCGCCGCCGGGAAAGCGATGTGGAGGAAGCGCTCATAGAGATGTACCTGGCAGGGGTATCGGTGCGTCGGGTGGAGGACATCACCGAAGCGCTGTGGGGCAGTAAAGTATCACCAGCTACCATCTGTTGCTTTTTGCCGGTCCTGCTCCTGATAGCTGATCGCCTATCTTATGCCGCCGCAATCCACAGCTCGGCCTGGTGA
- the decR gene encoding DNA-binding transcriptional activator DecR has translation MEKLLELLEQDCTMPVGALAAAAGVSEADAKAAIKKYEDDRTILGYQAIIDWDRVRKETVTALIEVNVTPQSIDGFDRIAERIYQYDEVESMYLMSGSFDLTVIISGRTLREVAQFVGERLAPIQGVTGTATHFILKKYKEKHLVFRPQDPEEREYIFV, from the coding sequence ATGGAAAAGCTGTTGGAGCTGTTGGAGCAGGACTGCACCATGCCCGTCGGGGCGCTGGCCGCGGCGGCGGGGGTGAGCGAGGCGGACGCGAAGGCCGCCATCAAAAAATATGAGGACGACCGGACCATTCTGGGCTATCAGGCCATCATCGACTGGGACCGCGTCCGAAAGGAGACGGTGACCGCCCTCATCGAGGTCAACGTCACCCCCCAGTCCATCGACGGCTTCGACCGCATCGCCGAGCGCATCTATCAGTACGACGAGGTGGAGAGTATGTATCTCATGAGCGGCTCCTTCGACCTGACCGTCATCATCTCGGGCCGCACCCTGCGGGAGGTGGCCCAGTTCGTGGGCGAGCGGCTGGCCCCCATCCAGGGCGTCACCGGCACGGCCACCCACTTTATCCTGAAAAAATATAAAGAGAAGCATCTGGTGTTCCGCCCCCAGGACCCGGAGGAAAGGGAGTACATCTTCGTATGA
- the dapX gene encoding putative N-acetyl-LL-diaminopimelate aminotransferase, with protein MNYDNILNEKIQNVKPSGIRKFFDILEEMTEAISLGIGEPDFVTPWHIRDAGIYSLERGHTKYTSNAGMLQLRREIAAYLNRRFDLQYDYASQILVTVGGSEAIDLALRVLVNPGDEVIVPVPSFVCYGPLAEMAGGVPKYLTLKAENEFRLTPEELRSAITDRTKVLVLPFPSNPTGGTMDRKDLEAIADVLRDTDIMVISDEIYAELTYGRRHVSLANITGMYDRTIVVNGFSKSHAMTGWRMGYVCAPKPIIAAMTKLHQFGIMSAPTTSQYAAVEAMRNGDVDIEHMREEYDRRRRYLVENLNRIGLSCFEPKGAFYVFPDIRSTGLTSEEFCERFLMEEKVAVIPGNAFGPGGEGFVRACYAASMKDIAESIARMDNFLTNLRRKQGREG; from the coding sequence ATGAATTACGACAATATCCTCAACGAAAAAATTCAGAACGTGAAGCCCTCCGGCATTCGGAAGTTTTTTGACATCCTGGAGGAGATGACTGAGGCCATCTCCCTGGGCATCGGCGAGCCCGACTTCGTTACCCCCTGGCACATCCGGGACGCGGGCATCTACTCCCTGGAGCGGGGCCACACCAAATACACCTCCAACGCGGGAATGCTCCAGCTGCGCCGGGAGATCGCCGCCTATCTCAACCGCCGGTTTGATTTACAGTACGACTACGCCAGCCAGATTCTGGTGACCGTGGGCGGAAGCGAAGCCATCGACCTGGCCCTGCGGGTGCTGGTCAACCCGGGGGACGAGGTGATCGTCCCCGTCCCCTCCTTCGTCTGCTACGGCCCGCTGGCCGAGATGGCCGGGGGTGTGCCCAAATACCTGACCCTGAAGGCGGAAAATGAGTTCCGCCTCACCCCGGAGGAGCTGAGGTCCGCCATTACCGACAGGACCAAGGTGCTGGTGCTGCCCTTCCCATCTAACCCCACCGGGGGTACCATGGACCGCAAGGACCTGGAGGCCATCGCCGACGTTTTGCGGGACACCGATATCATGGTGATCTCCGACGAGATCTACGCCGAGCTGACCTATGGCCGCCGCCACGTCTCCCTGGCCAACATCACCGGCATGTACGACAGGACCATCGTGGTCAACGGCTTCTCCAAGAGCCACGCCATGACGGGCTGGCGCATGGGCTACGTCTGCGCCCCCAAGCCCATCATCGCCGCTATGACCAAGCTCCACCAGTTCGGCATCATGTCCGCCCCCACCACCAGCCAGTACGCCGCCGTGGAGGCCATGAGAAACGGCGACGTGGACATCGAGCACATGCGGGAGGAGTACGACCGCCGCCGCCGGTATCTGGTGGAAAACCTGAACCGCATCGGCCTGAGCTGCTTCGAGCCCAAGGGAGCGTTCTACGTCTTCCCGGACATCCGCTCCACCGGACTGACCTCCGAGGAGTTTTGCGAGCGCTTTCTGATGGAAGAGAAGGTGGCCGTCATCCCCGGCAACGCCTTTGGCCCCGGCGGCGAGGGCTTCGTCCGGGCCTGCTACGCCGCATCCATGAAGGACATCGCCGAGTCCATCGCGCGGATGGACAATTTCCTCACCAACCTGCGGAGAAAGCAGGGACGGGAGGGGTAA
- the thrH gene encoding Phosphoserine phosphatase ThrH, which translates to MNIVCLDMEGVLVPEIWIAFSEETGIPELRRTTRDEPDYGKLMRFRLDILKEHGLGLKEIQAVISKIDPLPGAREFLDKLRSETQVIILSDTFEQFAKPLMEKLGWPTLFCNTLEVAESGEITGYQMRCEQSKLTTVRALQSIGYDTIAAGDSFNDLGMIQASKAGFLFKSTDAIKSAHPELPAFEEFGDLLSAIEGALD; encoded by the coding sequence ATGAACATCGTATGTTTAGACATGGAGGGCGTTCTGGTCCCTGAGATCTGGATTGCTTTCTCTGAGGAGACCGGCATCCCCGAGCTGCGCCGGACCACCCGGGACGAACCCGATTACGGCAAGCTGATGCGCTTCCGGCTGGACATCTTAAAGGAGCACGGGCTGGGATTGAAGGAAATTCAGGCCGTTATCTCCAAGATCGACCCGCTGCCCGGGGCCCGGGAGTTCCTGGACAAGCTGCGGTCCGAGACGCAGGTCATCATCTTGAGCGACACCTTTGAGCAGTTCGCCAAGCCCCTGATGGAAAAACTGGGCTGGCCCACCCTGTTCTGCAACACCCTGGAGGTGGCGGAGAGCGGGGAGATTACCGGCTATCAAATGCGGTGCGAGCAGTCCAAGCTGACCACTGTGAGGGCCCTCCAGTCCATCGGCTACGACACCATCGCCGCCGGGGACAGCTTTAACGATTTGGGAATGATCCAGGCCAGCAAGGCGGGCTTCCTCTTCAAATCCACCGACGCCATCAAGTCCGCCCACCCCGAGCTGCCCGCCTTTGAGGAGTTCGGCGATCTGCTTTCCGCCATTGAAGGAGCGCTGGACTGA
- the ispE gene encoding 4-diphosphocytidyl-2-C-methyl-D-erythritol kinase has product MEIQAHAKLNLTLDVLGKRPDGYHDLRMMMQSVALADTLTLEDNASGQLRVSTNLHFLPNNDKNLAAQAALRWWEARGEKPRGLDITIEKRIPVCAGMAGGSSDAAAVLRALNARARSPLSPAEVARIGERVGSDVPYCVLGGTALAEGRGEILTPLPPCPTAGWCCASRSSPSPPPPCSQKSTAYACAAARTPRGPSTPWRRGT; this is encoded by the coding sequence GTGGAAATTCAGGCCCATGCGAAATTGAATCTGACTCTGGACGTGCTGGGCAAGCGCCCCGACGGCTATCATGACCTGCGGATGATGATGCAGTCCGTCGCCCTGGCCGACACCCTCACCCTGGAGGACAACGCCTCCGGCCAGCTGCGGGTGAGCACCAATCTCCATTTTCTCCCCAACAACGACAAAAATCTGGCCGCTCAGGCCGCCCTCCGCTGGTGGGAGGCCAGGGGGGAGAAGCCCCGGGGGCTGGACATCACCATTGAGAAGAGGATACCCGTCTGCGCCGGCATGGCCGGGGGGAGCAGCGACGCCGCCGCCGTCCTTCGGGCGCTGAACGCCCGGGCGCGCAGTCCCCTGTCCCCCGCCGAGGTCGCCAGAATCGGGGAGCGGGTGGGCTCCGACGTGCCCTACTGCGTCCTGGGGGGCACCGCCCTGGCCGAGGGCCGGGGCGAGATCCTCACCCCCCTGCCCCCCTGCCCCACTGCTGGGTGGTGCTGTGCAAGCCGGAGTTCTCCATCTCCACCCCCGCCCTGTTCGCAAAAATCGACAGCGTACGCCTGCGCTGCCGCCCGGACACCCAGGGGGCCATCGACGCCCTGGAGGCGGGGGACCTGA
- the greA_2 gene encoding Transcription elongation factor GreA, with protein sequence MPDYTHLKREAGAHGRRDYILKGCGCFMAKEYKLSPQRLKELQDEMTYLKTVREKEVADLLKEARSFGDLSENSEYDEAKNEQGKLHSRIGELEDILSNYVIIEEDDGVGEYVRLGSTVTVLDKEFNEEETYKIVGSQEADPMNGAISEDSPFGKALLGKNAGDEVTVDAPGGLVEYKLLKVER encoded by the coding sequence ATGCCCGACTATACTCATTTGAAACGAGAAGCCGGCGCCCACGGGCGCCGGGACTATATTTTGAAAGGTTGCGGATGCTTCATGGCGAAAGAGTATAAGCTGAGCCCCCAGCGGCTGAAGGAATTACAGGACGAAATGACCTACCTCAAGACGGTCCGGGAGAAGGAGGTGGCCGACCTGCTGAAGGAGGCCCGCTCCTTCGGCGACCTGTCGGAGAACAGCGAGTATGACGAGGCGAAAAACGAGCAGGGTAAGCTCCACTCCCGCATCGGCGAGCTGGAGGACATTTTGTCCAACTACGTCATCATCGAGGAGGACGACGGCGTGGGCGAATACGTCCGCCTGGGCTCCACCGTCACCGTGCTGGACAAGGAGTTCAACGAGGAGGAGACCTATAAGATCGTGGGCTCTCAGGAGGCCGACCCCATGAACGGCGCGATCTCCGAGGACTCCCCCTTCGGCAAGGCCCTTCTGGGCAAAAACGCCGGAGACGAGGTCACCGTGGACGCCCCCGGAGGACTGGTGGAGTATAAGCTGCTGAAGGTAGAGAGATAA